The sequence TTAAGGctcaacaaaaatattttctttacaacACCTGCATAAAAGTTCTACTTCTGTTAAATTCCTCGACTCGTATTCAAAGAAGGGGAAACTAAAACCGAATTCTTCCTAGTGTCATCAAATCATAAGCTGAAAATAGGTAAATTTAGTTTCATAAAATCTCAGTACAACAAATATAAGTTCATTGGAAattgatggaaaaaaaaatatatttgtgaCTGTATAGCAGTAAATATGTGAATCCAACCAAATATCAGCATAGTGCTTAGACAGGAACCCTGAATTCAACTAGACCAGAACCCAATAAGCAACCTCATATATCAATGTCATCCACTTTCACATGGGAAGCTATTCACGTTGTTATCACCAATGAGAGTTTCCAAATTGTGAAGGAATCCCACTTGGATTTCATCACTATGTAACCAAATCAATTATCTTTTTCACATTACAAAGCCAACCCAGTTCAACTAGTGCAGATATCAGAACGGGAAACCAAAGAAActgaaagaacaaaaaacagagcaaAATTCTAAGACATTGAAAACATCAACCCAGATCTGAACATGCTCTTACAGCACACCGCCCAATCTGATTGCAAGCAGCAACATTTGAGAAATTTcacaaagtaaaaaagaagatggaatgctcatgagagagagagagagagagagagagagagagagagagagagagagagagagagaaacatacCAGAGAGTGTTGGAGGCCGTTGGATTCTGCCAATGACAAAAAGTGAACCTTTTTTCTCTCTGGTGTAGGTAGGTAAGTtaccaaaaatgaaatatgGCAGAAACTGGAAATGTTGGTAGATATACTTAGATACACATAGCCATGGAAACTCAACACAAATGCAAGATCAGAGCAATGGGTTTTATTGGCGAGCCTTCAATGTTTCTTCTTCCCACCTAGATTTGGATCTGGAATCTGGTAATGGAAGTTGGAACTTTGAACTCTTGATTAAAGGATAGAGACAATGTAACCAATAAGTTATAGTGacggagaagagagagagagggagagagtggGTTTGCTATACTTTCCCTTCCTTCACAATTTgataaaaaggaaacaaacacCTGGCTTGCGTGATTTATTTAGGGCAAGTGGACGTGTCCCAAATCTGGTCACTTTACAGCTTCAACTTTTTATATACACTTTACGACGTCGTTTTCTGCATTTATACAGGGTTCACAAGCTGCCACGTGTCCTTCTCTAGATCGAAGAACGGTGAATTTAATTTCCTACGCTAAAATGTGGTTCTTTTCTCTCCTTTGCTTCTTCATTACAACACTGCCAAACCTAGCAAAAACCCCGAAAAAAATGGCTTCGAAGCTTCTGGCTTCCACTCTCCGCCAAACCCTAACCCCCAAACCCACATCAACCGCCTCTCACCTGGCCCGCGCACTCTCCACCGCCGCCGCTGTTGCAGAACCCTACGAAGACGCAGATGGAATTTCAATGAAAGGCGTCAAAATCTCCGGAAGGCCTCTGTACCTGGACATGCAGGCCACGTCGCCGGTGGACCCCAGGGTCGTCGACGCCATGCTCCCCTACTACCTCACCCGCTACGGCAACCCCCACTCCCGGACCCACATGTACGGCTGGGAGTCCGACTCCGCCGTCGAAACCGCCCGCGCCCAGATCGCCGATTTAATCGGCTCCTCCCCAAAAGAAATTGTCTTCACCTCCGGCGCCACCGAGTGCAACAACATATCCGTCAAGGGCGTCATGCATTTCTACAAGGACAAGAAGCGCCACGTCATCACCACCCAGACCGAGCACAAGTGCGTTCTCGATTCGTGCCGTCATCTTCAGCAGGAAGGTTTTGATATCACCTACCTTCCAGTGAAGTCCGATGGGCTTATAGACCTCGACGAGCTTCGCGCTGCGATTCGGCCCGATACCGGGCTCGTATCGGTCATGGCGGTGAACAATGAGATTGGGGTTATTCAGCCGATGGAGGAAATTGGGGAAATTTGCAAGGAATTCAAAATTCCTTTCCATACCGACGCTGCTCAGGCCCTTGGGAAGATCCCAATCGAAGTGGACAAATGGAATGTGAGTTTGATGTCGCTTTCCGGGCACAAGGTTTATGGGCCGAAAGGGGTTGGAGCTCTGTATATGAGGCGGCGGCCGAGAATTCGGGTCGAGCCCCAAATGAATGGAGGTGGGCAAGAGAGGGGGATTCGAAGTGGCACCGTGCCCACGCCATTGGTTGTAGGGTTTGGTGCGGCTTGTGAGATTGCGAAGAAGGAGATGGAGTATGATCAGAAGAGGATAACAGAGTTGCAGGAACGAATGCTGAATGGGATTAGGGAAAAGCttgattttgttgtggtgAATGGTAGCACCGAGAGACGGTATCCTGGGAATTTGAATCTGTCGTTTGCTTACGTGGAAGGGGAGAGCTTGTTAATGGGGTTGAAGGAGGTGGCCGTGTCGAGTGGGAGTGCCTGTACTAGTGCGAGTTTGGAGCCTTCGTATGTGTTGAGGGCTTTGGGGGTGGATGAGGACATGGCTCATACCTCGATTCGGTTCGGGATTGGACGGTTCACCACGGAGGCAGAGATTGACCGGGCAGTTCAGCTGACGGTGCTGCAGGTGCAGAAGTTGAGGGATATGAGCCCGCTTTATGAGATGGTGAAGGATGGAATTGATATTAAGAATATTCAGTGGTCACAGCATTGAGGATTTTGTGAGAGGCAGTGGGTGAAGCAGTAAGTATAGATATGCACTCGTGAGCTGCAGCTGATGGAGGAGATGGAGAATTCGAGGTTCATTTTGCTATCCTTGGTGTAAATGCCTTTGACAACTCTCCATAGTTACTCTATAACGAAATTTTGCAAACACGGTAGTTGTTTTCAGTATTTGCCTGGCGCTGTTGTGTATCCTTGGCATTTTATATGGGCTAGATAGATGTTGACGATACATTTCTATGTCtgatatgttattttctttctttgttttttgtatcATGTTGAATAAATTATATTGCATTACAGAAAATATTCAATGCGTTATATGATGCATGTGGTGAATGAGTAATGTTTGAATATGGTTGgtagttcaatttttttgttcttacgCATTATGCATATATTTGTGGGTATGCACAACAAACAAGATTTCCCCATTGATGAACTGAGTACGATAGAAGATCGCACAAACATAGGAAATGGTTGCCACCATTCATTTTAGTCTCTTTTCTTGAGTGCTTTAGTTTCGCAATGGTCTCGCAGACTTACAAGTCATCAATACTTCTAAAGTATGTTATTGTATGTTAGGGTTTATGGACAAGGAACACTTGCAAATGTCAACGAAAGAGTATTTCAGGGTGGTGGTGGTCATTTCTTAAATGGAATTTTTGtctgtcttggcttttgcttcTATAATTCTGATAATATAGCCACTTGATCTTCCAGCTTTTGGTATTCAGTTGTTTGCTTAAAGTCTGTTAATTCTTCGTCTctgtaaatatttcaataCTCAATTCAAGAGAACAATGTGCAATACGTGCACTATTTTCATCTCAGAGAAGATTGTTTATCCCTTCTCTTTATGGTGCCTTGAATTGTCTCCTTACTCTGTAAGCTGGGAGTTATAGTGTAGACAACAAGAACCTCATTGCTCATAATACACCTGCAAATGATTTGATTGAGGGCTTTGGCTTTCTCCAATGATAAGTTTGTAGATGGTGCATCATGCATAATTACAACTGCACACTGTTGGTAGTGGTGCTTGCCTTTAACCTGTAAACCAGGGAATTTGGGTATCATATAGAATACACGGTCCCTCTGCAAATTCTTGAAGTGCTACCACCCCAACATTAGTTGGGATTCATCTATTTCTAACTGATCAGTCAGGCCTAAGATGATGTTCTGTGGCGTATGTTATATTCATATGATACTTTGAGTTTGATTGATGAGCCTGGTGTATGGTTAATGTTGTTATTTCTTGAAGGGGCCGTCTGTATTTGATTGCTGTATGTGTTTTAGTAGCACGAACGAGTGCACTATAACTTACAAGGCCAATATCACTCACCCTGCGGGGCCTTAATTGGTTAGGTTAAACTGAACTGTTTTCTAGTCTGAGAATCGCTTCTCTAATAAAACTCCAGCAATGTGGTTAACATCTCCAAGACCTGGATCACAAGTTCACAACTAGGTGGGTTATACTCGAGCAAAGCCAGCCCCTTGTTTCATCCCAAATGAAGCTAATTCATGAGCTACTGTGCTATCTCAAGCTGTGTTACAGTTAACTTTCATCTACCTCATCTGGGCACCGACACAGCAAGTTGGTGACTAAAACCCCAATGTATCTGCCACTTCCGGTGCGGTTACAGAGATGGTTGCTTACCAGCTTGGGAAGTACTTGTTTATCCTTATTACTACCCTAGCTACACCACCATCGCTTGAAACACTTGAGCTTCATGCCTCCTCTTCCCAACACTTGCTTGGTAGCAGTTCTCGTCTTAGTAGGGGCGGAGAGGATGATGGGCCTTATTGGGGGACCTGAATAAATCCAGTCTCTTTTTTAagcaagtaaaaaaatttcttaaaaacaaagGGCGTCGATATCAATTTGTGGTGAAAAGAGGGATCAATAGATGCAACCCCTTTGCCTTTGGATTGAATAAGAGTGGGGGTGTTGCCTTTGTGGAAGAGGCCAAAAAGGTCCAATTCTAGTGAAACAGAGTTGaattattttccaatccacAGGGGACCACTTCTTCAACTTAGAAGCTGATTGCACTAACAAACATAACATCATTTAAGTTTggaaatcactttaattttaatatccCATAGATTTGAAATAAACTGAGGCagagattttgattttcttctaaTACTTTTGCTCATCCCAAATGCCTTCTAAATTATGTTTAATTCATTCCCAAATGGGATCCTAATGCAAACCTGGAAGTTTATTCATCTGCTTGGTTGTCTTGCCTCCATCGCATCGGTAGCATGGTATATGTGTATTTGAAGATCTAAACCCAGGAAGCTTTTATGCTATTATTCTGCTCTAAATTGTCTTTTCTATTGATGTGTCTCGGTTCACCTGCCACCGGAGAATCTAAGAATATTGTGGCAGTGGGGGCTCCCCATGCCAGATAATTTTATGCTTACCCAATTCTGATTTGAATTGTGTTTGGTTGCGCTTTCAGGCCTAAACTTGCGTTGCTCCCCATCCCATGAAATGAAAGTGCCCTAACGGAGAGGCTGTTACACTAGTTACCATGGATAGTGACTGGGGAGCGGCCTATCCCTACTGCAACTTTTGATTGTTGGAAGACGTTTTGTCCATGCCCTACGGATGGAGAAGTTTCaatgtgtgttttttttttggggtttggtgGTTGTGACATGAAAAAAAGCGCAAAAAACTTGGGAGAATGAATGAGGGATGGAGAAGTTTCAATGTGATTGTTTGCACCAACCAACATTCTCATCTCATTTTTGAATTGCACGTGAATTATAGAGTTTCAAGGCAAGGCTTTTGCCCAAACAAGATAAGCTGCTGCTGCGCACATAGAAAttaaaacttttctttttacgTGAAtgatttgttaattttctctctctctctctctctctctctgttatTTTCTCGATGAAAGAAGGACCActgcagaagaaaaaaaaaatagttgtgACTTTTTTATTATCTCCAAATGTTTTCCCACAGTAATGTCCATGCCGTTGTGGTTCTCATGGGAGTGATACAAAGTTCTAAGCGAGCAATGAACTTAGAAACTCAAGACGTTacttcaaaaaatgaaaaatatcactaaattaaaagttaattaattatgttgaTATTCGTTTGAGTAATGCACCTCATAATTATTATTCATTTACATAGTCTAAAATGTTAATGCTAAATATAGCACGACATAATTATAAACTATGTTAAGCATGTTACGAAGCACAAATTAGCTCAAGTGCAATGGACATGTTACATGACACATTTCTTATCATTGCTAACAATCCAAAGGAAAGCCAAAGGGGCCAAGGCTCCTTTTGGACAAGCTGTTAGTTGCAAACTAACTACAAAATTTTACGTCAGCAAAAATATGGTTAAAGGGAGATAAGAGCATCTTGGGAAATGCAAAGTGTACTTTTGGCTATAAAAAGATCGCAGTTTAAGTGGTAAATGGGTGTTTTGTTACGCTACGTTACCTCCGTAAATTCCAACGTCTAATTCTTGGGAACAACGGAACGGTAGCGTGGTGAAAAGGTAAAAATCTCACAAATTTGCAAAAATCCTAGTCTACCAAAAATGTCCTGCATTGCTTTGTCCATCTCTTCCTTTCTCATCTCTCATTATCAGTTTTGTGCACAAAACAAGGCCACAGTAGCAATGTAATTGTCACTTTCCATCATACAAAaatcaagagaaaaaaaaaggaaaaaagaaaagagatatttagtgatatacccatttctagcactaatattataaataaaccctacacaattgaattcctataaacaaacccaaaaaaaacccaaaaaatgatagctagccttatagaatttaatattgattattaaattactttgatgccctattgagtgatttgggtatttttatgagattttggggttgggcttgttttaagaaattgatggcagttttgtaatttataagaagttaaaagcttttttgttatgttgtaaatgggctttgggtgtgtttctaaagtccattttatatagggtatttttataatttgggcccccatattgggtataatagtgaatctcccaaaagaaaaaaagaaaccaggGTCCAATCCAAGCCCCCAACTTCCAAGCAATGATATTTGCATTAAGTATATATGCTAATCAGAGATGTCAGACAGAGCTAATAAAAACAGGGGAAATTACATGGCCAAAGGAACGATATTTaacccttcttttttttttggggtagtAAGATCATAATTATCCTCCATTTACAGGATCCAAAAATGGGTTATGCTCCATAACCTATAAATTAaccataattaattataattaaaaaaagttaatcaTCATGATCAGGGGTTGAAGATGGAGTTTCCACATTTGCATTTCCAGCTCATGGGCTTGTAGTTGCTGGAGTTTTCATCACCTCTGGCATAAGCAATGGTGGATGCAACAGAAGAGGAGTTTTTGTTGCTTGATTTGAGTTGAGGGTTTGCAGGCACTTGAATGGCCTCACAGTGCCCACATGAACTGCACCTTCTCTCACACCTTGGAGGCCTTGAGCCTATCTGCCCTCTTACAAtcactttcttctcttcatttcCTGCCTACCCAACCATACAAAAACACCAGAAAGACAAATTTTTAATGCATTGAATTCTTCTAAAACTCACAGGTGTTTGATGAAAGTTCAAAGAGAAAGCATTGCACTAGTATATGAAGAGTAATCAATATATAGTTGTAAACCCACCTGGGAAATGCCAACCCTGTTGTGAATTGCTCTACCTTCAGCCATGAATCTCAACTGGGTTAACTGGGTTGAGCTCAGAATCAAGAGAAACAGAAGAGAAATTGTGTGATGGTGTAAGCAAGCCATTTAAGTGGAAATGGAGAGGAAGCTTTGAgagttttgagagagagagagagagagagagagagagagagagagagagagggactAAAATGTGTGGGGGGCAATTTAATAGATGTGAAAAGTGTATATATTGTGTTGTAAAAGCAATTAGAGGATCAGTAACAGAATGACAGGTTAATATATGTAGTTATATAGAAGTAGGTTTAATTCAGTGAGAAGTAGCAGTGGGATTTTTGAGGTGACTGAACatggatacttggatggaCAAATGAGAAAATGCAGAGGCAAAAGAAGCAAGAAAAGGGAGCTATGAAAAGAGAATAAATCTCAACCTCGATTTGGGAGACCAACTACTGCACTGCAcacacaacaaacaaacaaagatttACACAAACAGAGGAGGAGGACAAGGAACCCAAACAGCAAAACACCACAGAAACAAATTAACAACCCCACAAGATATGAGGAGATGGGATCCAGTTCCTGCTAAAAAACGTGGATTTACAGCTGTGGTTTTTTGGGCTTTCGCTTTCCTTGAAAATTTGAgactcctttttcttcttctttttcgtaccatttattatttaaagggttttcattttaaccaagttttgtttttgtttctgggatTTCTTGTTGCGGTTGGTCTGAGCAGTCCTACCTGATCACGCCAtatccatctctctctctctctctctctctctgtgtataTATGAAGATATATGTGTACGTATGTATatctgtgtgtgtgagagGACATTGTACTCTCACTCACCCACTCATTGAGCTCTTTTCAATCATGATAGTGTAATCACATTCACATGTCCCGAATCGAAATGCTCAGTTTTcatcattcattttaaatcacattcccttattttattttattttctacttATTTGAATCACATTCGTTATCAACTTTTTACTGCCAAAATGTGAGCTTcattatatgatttttggcCAACGAAAATGAAACTTGCATTATCAAGCCCAGAATATGGTACAATTACACAACGTATTGATCGGAAGGAAAACTTTTACCAATGCCACCTGAATTGTTAGAAAGTGctacttgaagaaaaaatttgaagcaatgtcacccaattaaaattttagttgtaATATGTCATTTATGACCAACTTCATTAACTTTTATGataaaacaaaactatatgTGCCTCGCAGGATATCCTTCAAAACGAATACCAAGCAAATAGATTACGTGCAAACCACACACAActttttggaagaaaaaatatacgAAATTAGGTTATAGGTAGCTGATGCAGATAAAGAGCCATTAAAGTTTATGGGGCATTTGAATCAAAAGCATTAATAAGTTCAATGCATGAACGTTTTATTTTGGCTTCTAATAAATTCCATGTATTTGGAATGAAATAGCTAGAGTCGTAATTATTTATATGGACTTAATGTATCTGGATTAAtgggttaattaatttaggtGCTAGTTCAATGTATgcgatgagagattaagtctTTAAATACTTGTATGCTCATATTTCTTAAGGGAGTTATTgataattgaaattgaaaacaaagagagTGTTCTCTCATCTTTGCTCATAATCTGGGTATTCTTAGAATTAACGGGTTTGAGTATTTTATTCTATCTTTTATGCCTAGTTTCGGTTATTCTTAAGACTAAACGGGCTTGGTGGTTCGTGGGCCGTGTTTTCCAACATCCTTGCTTGAGTGCCGCTGCATCAGTAGCACATTGCCAAATCGACCATCACTCTTGCTAGTAGATCTGCAGCTGCCAAAAGAAGACTAAAAATCATAGGATAGGGCAAATGactcactagtgtagtggttgaAAATGTCCTAAATTAGAGTTTTAGCATTTGTGTAGTGTGTTTAAATTTAGTATGTTATCACCCTTGTCAATAGAAAaagtccttttaaaaaaaactcttaAGAGAGATGAACGCGTGAGCTTTGAAAGTGGGTTTGAGGAGGATGGGGCTGGAGCATCAAGTGTTAGGACCTAATATCCCACATTAGAGAGAAAGGGGATGCTATCTCGATTTGAATTAATAACACGCATATCATTCACAATTTTCAACTCATTCAAAATGCAATTCATTCACAAAATCGTCCTTCTAAGAAGAGAAATGGCCTCCAATGGGGTAAAGTCTAGTGAAAAAAGACATTGACTTGCAGATTAGTGGTCTCAGGTTTGAACTTCCATGACACTGTGgtgtgtgtatgtgagaaACCCCCATTCACTGCAgcttagactatcgcttgcatgacaaaaaaagggaaaaaaaaaaaaaaaaaaaagaacaacaaGAAAGAGGAGAAATGGCCATTCTCATGGATGGGCTTATTTGCACAGTTCCAAATAGCATAAAAGGTATTGCCCAAATGAAAAGTTCCAGGCCCAATTGCGAAGGCTATAGCCCAATAGCTAACACCAACCAACATGCAAGTTGACAACTTCGGCAAATGGCCATTGTCGCTAACGAACACGTTCTGAGCTGTGAAATTCTTGCACCGCTGAAACCGCAAAGCATCCATCTACGTCTACCCACCGAAAACCAAAAAGAGCCCAAACCGCCACCAACCAAACTCTCAAACCAGGGGCTCTCGGAAAAGAAAACGATAgaacaaatttaatttaacaATGGGAAACAAGAGAGCCCAGCTGCTAAGATTAGTCATATCCAGccaacaaaattaagaaagaataGAATTTAGTTACAGATGGAGATAGAGAGAAATACATTATACAGACGCACATAGACAGAGACAAGGACAcacagcagagagagagagagagagagagagagagagagagagagagagcttcgattcctttcttctttgtcAGATTTCCAGAAACGGTTTTCAtcccaaattctttcattCTCATCCTCAATTTCCCAACCTCACCCCaccatttattttattcattttcttcctttattaaaaaaaggggaaagagAAGTCGTCCAAATCTGTGTACCTTTTGCTTtactatatatacatacatatattcTGCGAGGTTTTGGTCCACAAGGACTCAAAGCTCTCTGATTTACATCTAAAATGGCGACGTCGGCTCAGCTCCGGCTCATGTCCGATCTCAGAACCATAACAAGCGAGCCTCCTGAGGTAAATTCCTTTCGTATCATTTTTCATGGAGGCTTCAAATTAAGCTCAGATTCCTATCAAATTCAATCTGAATTTAGTGAATTTCATTTGGGTTGTTTGTGTTACAGGGTTGCAGCGCCAGCCCTCTGTCCGATGATAACCTGATGGTGTGGAGCGCCACCATATTTGGGCCCGAGGAGAGCCCCTGGGAAGGTAGTAGATCGATCTgttcaattttattattattatcattattaattggaattttgagttttgatgtGCAAATGGAAAATTCAGGTGGTGCTTTCAGTTTGAGGTTAACATTTGGTGAACGTTACCCCGAGAAGCCCCCTCGGGTTCGATTTACCTCCGAAATGTTCCATCCAAATGGTAAGTCTGATAAATCTTGTATCTATCTACTTGAAATGAATTCCCTTCTATAtctatgtttttatttaagaTTCCATTATATAAGCATACCTCGCTGTTCAATTCAAAATTAGCCACTACAGAAACCGAAAGCTTAAACTTTAAGCCTTGCAACTTAACTCGTAAGTCTGCTACAATCTTCTCTTGTAGATAGGGATTAATCAATCTGGTCTTTACCTGTATGGTTATAGATCAAGTCTGGTACAATTAAGTGTGTAAGTGTCTATTAATTGATTCACATCAATACCATCCATGAAAGTACCCGAATGTTCAATTCCATTGGATCTCAAAAACTAAAACTTTTAGAGAACCAATCAACAATGTATATCAAGCTAACAACAATGAGAAGCCTAAATTGAATTGATTTGGAATTATTAGAGGTTTTTGGTCCTCTTTCAGAAATAAGCTATGCTGCATGGCATTTCAAGTCCCTAGTTTGAAGTTTTACATGCCATCAAAGAGGCTATTTACGCACTTGTTTGCACTGCTGCAAACAAATATACAATGCAAACTTATTGTAGTAGTCCGAGGAGTGGTCTATCTTCAGTAGTCTAAAGACCATGGGTTTTCCCCTCTTGATATCCTATGAAGAAGTGTATAGCTGGTCCACTGTTATTCGACcaccattaacaatttagatcTAGATTGGATATACAGTTTCCTGTATGCTTCTAAACTTTCAAGAACTTGGCATAATGATGTTGAGGTTTGACAATAGGCCTCTTCTTGTTTGTATACTGATTAGAAATTTATTCCTTGAATGGGATAAGAAGTTGAATTATGGGTATTGTGTATGATGATCCTATTATCTTTTGTTCTTCAATAAATCATCGGAGTTGCTTAAAAATAGTTGGGGTATATTGGTTTCATGTACGTCCAACAAAGAGAGTTTCTTAAATTAATAGTATAGACGAGCACTTGTTGCAGTTTATTGACATATCTACATTTCTACATTTgtacgttttttttttctttcaagagaaaaagaaacttcaCTGATTACTTATGTGGTTTATGCAGTTTATCATGATGGTACACTGTGCATGGATATAATTCAGGATGCTTGGTCACCCTGCCACAATGTATCTACGATTTTGACATCTATTCAAGTAATTTTCAAATCACACAACTCATTTACTTATCTCCCATAGTCATAATACATGAGGATAACGCTGGTTGACTGATATATAAACTGTTGCAGTCGCTTCTCACGGATCCAAA comes from Prunus dulcis chromosome 6, ALMONDv2, whole genome shotgun sequence and encodes:
- the LOC117633064 gene encoding ubiquitin-conjugating enzyme E2 1-like — encoded protein: MATSAQLRLMSDLRTITSEPPEGCSASPLSDDNLMVWSATIFGPEESPWEGGAFSLRLTFGERYPEKPPRVRFTSEMFHPNVYHDGTLCMDIIQDAWSPCHNVSTILTSIQSLLTDPNPASPANIEAAHMYQHDIQAYNKRVRRCARHSIDSL
- the LOC117632056 gene encoding EPIDERMAL PATTERNING FACTOR-like protein 2, producing MACLHHHTISLLFLLILSSTQLTQLRFMAEGRAIHNRVGISQAGNEEKKVIVRGQIGSRPPRCERRCSSCGHCEAIQVPANPQLKSSNKNSSSVASTIAYARGDENSSNYKPMSWKCKCGNSIFNP
- the LOC117632461 gene encoding cysteine desulfurase, mitochondrial; its protein translation is MASKLLASTLRQTLTPKPTSTASHLARALSTAAAVAEPYEDADGISMKGVKISGRPLYLDMQATSPVDPRVVDAMLPYYLTRYGNPHSRTHMYGWESDSAVETARAQIADLIGSSPKEIVFTSGATECNNISVKGVMHFYKDKKRHVITTQTEHKCVLDSCRHLQQEGFDITYLPVKSDGLIDLDELRAAIRPDTGLVSVMAVNNEIGVIQPMEEIGEICKEFKIPFHTDAAQALGKIPIEVDKWNVSLMSLSGHKVYGPKGVGALYMRRRPRIRVEPQMNGGGQERGIRSGTVPTPLVVGFGAACEIAKKEMEYDQKRITELQERMLNGIREKLDFVVVNGSTERRYPGNLNLSFAYVEGESLLMGLKEVAVSSGSACTSASLEPSYVLRALGVDEDMAHTSIRFGIGRFTTEAEIDRAVQLTVLQVQKLRDMSPLYEMVKDGIDIKNIQWSQH